Proteins found in one Angustibacter sp. Root456 genomic segment:
- a CDS encoding acyl-CoA dehydrogenase family protein, giving the protein MSAFELDPAQRELYDSARQHARETLRGLAAAGVEGEVNRPLLRSMGELGLLGRLFPGPEAAALDLCLLREALATESTEAETALALQGLGTYPVLQSGSPTQVDRWVPAAASGEAVAAFALTEPEAGSDAAALTTVADRDGSGWRLTGTKVWISNAPQADFYTVFARTTPDARAKGVSAFVVPADRTGIGGERLQLLSPHPIGRLDLDGVRVEADELLGQLDRGFAVAMRTLDLFRPSVGAFAVGMAQAALDASVTHVRERQAFGGHLADLQSVGHRLAEMALRTQAARLMVYQAAAAYDARLNGVSARSAMAKLFATEAAQYVVDSAVQLHGARALQQGHLLEHLYREVRAPRIYEGASEVQLSIIARDLLRPRP; this is encoded by the coding sequence ATGAGCGCCTTCGAGCTGGATCCTGCGCAACGCGAGCTCTACGACTCCGCCCGACAGCACGCGCGCGAGACGCTGCGCGGGCTCGCGGCAGCGGGCGTCGAGGGTGAGGTCAACCGACCGTTGCTGCGGTCGATGGGCGAGCTGGGGCTGCTCGGCAGGCTGTTCCCCGGGCCGGAAGCGGCGGCACTCGACCTGTGCCTGCTGCGCGAGGCCCTCGCCACCGAGAGCACCGAGGCCGAGACGGCGCTGGCGCTGCAGGGACTGGGCACCTACCCGGTGCTGCAGAGCGGCTCCCCCACGCAGGTCGACCGCTGGGTGCCAGCGGCCGCCAGCGGCGAGGCCGTCGCGGCCTTCGCCCTCACCGAGCCCGAGGCGGGGTCCGACGCCGCGGCGCTCACCACCGTCGCTGACCGCGACGGCTCGGGCTGGCGGCTGACGGGCACGAAGGTCTGGATCTCCAACGCACCTCAGGCGGACTTCTACACCGTCTTCGCCAGGACGACGCCGGACGCACGCGCCAAGGGAGTGAGCGCGTTCGTCGTCCCGGCTGACCGCACGGGAATCGGCGGAGAGCGCCTGCAGCTGCTGTCGCCGCACCCCATCGGCCGGCTGGACCTCGACGGGGTGCGCGTCGAGGCCGACGAGCTGCTGGGCCAGCTCGACCGCGGGTTCGCCGTGGCCATGCGCACGCTCGACCTGTTCCGGCCCAGCGTCGGTGCCTTCGCGGTCGGCATGGCGCAGGCGGCGCTCGACGCGAGCGTGACGCACGTGCGCGAGCGGCAGGCCTTCGGTGGCCACTTGGCCGACCTGCAGTCCGTGGGGCACCGGCTGGCCGAGATGGCCCTGCGCACGCAGGCCGCGCGGCTGATGGTCTACCAGGCCGCCGCGGCCTACGACGCCCGCCTCAACGGGGTGTCGGCGCGCTCGGCCATGGCCAAGCTGTTCGCCACCGAGGCGGCGCAGTACGTCGTCGACTCCGCCGTGCAGCTGCACGGCGCGCGGGCGCTGCAGCAGGGGCACCTGCTCGAGCACCTTTACCGCGAGGTGCGCGCGCCGCGCATCTACGAGGGCGCGAGCGAGGTGCAGCTGAGCATCATCGCCCGAGACCTGCTGCGTCCGCGTCCGTAG
- a CDS encoding AMP-binding protein: MSAEPTTAASAHVDTFCRDNLPPRETWPEMLFDLPDVQYPPRLNCAVELVDTTIAEHGGDRTALLAPDGTQWSYADLARNARQVAQVLVDEHGLVPGGRVLLRGPNNPWLVASWLGVLLAGGVVVTTMPLLRAGELRTVHEIARVDLAVCDHRFVDDLAAADLGVPLIVYGGDGDDDLTTRARARSGEFTAVDTASDDVALLAFTSGTTGRPKATMHFHRDVLANADTFSRHVLRPTSDDLFTGTPPLAFTFGLGGLVVFPLRAGARSLLVERAAPDDLADLIAEHGVTVVFTAPTAYRSLLAVGRPERLSSLRRCVSAGEHLSAATWQAFHDATGVRIIDGLGSTEMLHIFISAADDDIRPGSTGRPVPGFQATVLDDEGRPLGPGQVGRLAVKGPTGCRYLADPRQSVYVQDGWNVTGDTYLQDDDGYFWYQARSDDMIISSGYNIAAPEVEEALMAHPDVVEVAVIGVPDTDRGHVVKALVVLAEGAPRTAEMARALQDHTKATIAPYKYPRAIEFVDALPRTSTGKLQRFRLRQPAP, encoded by the coding sequence GTGAGCGCAGAACCCACCACCGCCGCATCGGCCCACGTCGACACGTTCTGCCGCGACAACCTCCCGCCCCGGGAGACGTGGCCGGAGATGCTGTTCGACCTGCCCGACGTCCAGTACCCACCGCGCCTCAACTGCGCCGTCGAGCTCGTCGACACGACGATCGCCGAGCACGGCGGTGACCGCACGGCGCTGCTGGCCCCGGACGGCACGCAGTGGTCGTACGCCGACCTGGCCCGCAACGCGCGTCAGGTGGCGCAGGTGCTGGTCGACGAGCACGGGCTCGTACCGGGTGGACGGGTGCTGCTGCGCGGACCCAACAACCCCTGGCTCGTCGCGTCCTGGCTGGGCGTGCTGCTGGCCGGTGGCGTCGTGGTCACGACGATGCCGCTGCTGCGCGCCGGTGAGCTGCGCACGGTGCACGAGATCGCCCGGGTGGACCTCGCCGTCTGCGACCACCGCTTCGTCGACGACCTCGCGGCTGCGGACCTCGGCGTGCCGCTCATCGTGTACGGCGGCGACGGCGACGACGACCTCACGACGCGGGCCCGCGCCCGCTCGGGTGAGTTCACCGCGGTCGACACCGCGTCCGACGACGTCGCGCTGCTCGCCTTCACGTCCGGCACCACCGGACGGCCCAAGGCGACGATGCACTTCCACCGCGACGTCCTCGCCAACGCCGACACGTTCTCCAGGCACGTCCTGCGGCCTACGTCCGACGACCTGTTCACCGGCACGCCGCCGCTCGCGTTCACCTTCGGGCTCGGTGGGCTGGTGGTGTTCCCGCTGCGAGCCGGCGCCCGCAGCCTGCTCGTCGAACGTGCCGCACCCGACGACCTGGCCGACCTGATCGCCGAGCACGGCGTCACCGTCGTCTTCACGGCTCCCACGGCGTACCGCTCGCTGCTGGCGGTGGGGCGTCCGGAGCGCCTGTCGTCCTTGCGCCGGTGCGTGTCGGCCGGCGAGCACCTCTCTGCGGCGACGTGGCAGGCGTTCCACGACGCGACCGGCGTCCGCATCATCGACGGCCTGGGCTCGACCGAGATGCTGCACATCTTCATCTCGGCCGCGGACGACGACATCAGGCCTGGCTCGACCGGCAGGCCGGTGCCGGGCTTCCAGGCGACCGTGCTCGACGACGAGGGCCGCCCGCTGGGGCCGGGTCAGGTGGGTCGGCTCGCCGTCAAGGGCCCCACCGGCTGCCGCTACCTCGCCGACCCGCGTCAGTCGGTGTACGTGCAGGACGGCTGGAACGTCACGGGCGACACGTACCTGCAGGACGACGACGGCTACTTCTGGTACCAGGCGCGCAGCGACGACATGATCATCTCGTCGGGCTACAACATCGCGGCGCCGGAGGTCGAGGAGGCCCTGATGGCGCATCCCGACGTCGTGGAGGTGGCGGTGATCGGCGTACCCGACACCGACCGCGGTCACGTGGTGAAGGCGCTCGTGGTGCTGGCCGAGGGTGCGCCGCGCACTGCCGAGATGGCGCGGGCGTTGCAGGACCACACCAAGGCGACGATCGCGCCCTACAAGTACCCGCGTGCGATCGAGTTCGTCGACGCGCTCCCGCGCACGAGCACCGGCAAGCTGCAGCGCTTCCGACTGCGCCAGCCGGCTCCCTGA
- a CDS encoding PaaX family transcriptional regulator C-terminal domain-containing protein — protein sequence MTIDDREASRPAPPQPRALIVTVYGLYARRTSGWLAVSTLIRLMDDVGVEEPAVRSAISRLKRRGVLVARRRGGVAGYELSPAGQGILAEGDERIFRRTRAGLDDGWLLAVFSVPESERRRRHQLRSRLAWLGFGTVSAGVWVAPAHLEQQTSDVLEREALTAYVDLFRADHVGFTDVRQEVSRWWDLDDLARMYEEFASVHAPVLRRWTRRRTTDDRAAFVDYVTALTAWRRLPYLDPGLPLEVLPRHWPGLRAAAVFDDLRSRLAPQAERHIAQTVSETLG from the coding sequence GTGACGATCGACGACCGGGAGGCAAGTCGGCCCGCACCGCCCCAGCCCCGAGCGCTCATCGTCACCGTCTACGGGCTGTACGCTCGCCGCACGTCGGGGTGGCTCGCCGTCTCGACGCTCATCCGCTTGATGGATGACGTGGGCGTCGAAGAACCCGCCGTGCGGTCGGCCATCTCGCGGCTGAAGCGCCGCGGCGTGCTGGTCGCTCGGCGCCGTGGCGGCGTAGCCGGGTACGAGCTGTCGCCTGCAGGGCAGGGAATCCTCGCTGAGGGCGACGAGCGGATCTTCAGGCGCACGCGTGCCGGGCTCGACGACGGCTGGCTGCTGGCCGTCTTCAGCGTCCCGGAGTCGGAGCGGCGCCGCCGTCACCAGCTGCGATCGAGGTTGGCCTGGCTCGGTTTCGGCACGGTCTCGGCCGGCGTCTGGGTCGCGCCCGCTCATCTCGAGCAGCAGACCAGCGACGTGCTGGAGCGCGAGGCGCTCACGGCCTACGTCGACCTGTTCCGGGCCGACCACGTGGGCTTCACCGACGTGCGCCAAGAGGTCTCGCGATGGTGGGACCTCGACGACCTCGCCCGGATGTACGAGGAGTTCGCCTCCGTGCACGCGCCGGTGCTGCGCCGGTGGACGCGCCGGCGCACCACCGATGACCGGGCCGCGTTCGTCGACTACGTGACCGCCCTCACCGCCTGGCGTCGGCTGCCCTACCTCGACCCCGGCCTGCCGCTGGAGGTGCTGCCGCGCCACTGGCCAGGCCTCCGCGCGG